The segment TCACAGTTTCAAAGGTACTAAATGAGCTATTGAGTAAATGCGCTAATCCTCGCTTGACTCGATAGTCCGTCTCTTCTCCTTCAAGCTCTTGCAGTTGCCGATTGAGTGCGCCTCTAGTTCCGTTCCGAGCTTCTTGAAATAAAGTGATTAAATCTTCAGCGATCGCTAAAACTTTCGCATCAAACTCTAACCGTTTTGGTGCAATTTCTTCTCCATTGAATCGATGAATTAATAACTCAGTCGGTAACATGATTGCAATACATTTCTCTATTTCTTAGAAGTAGCGGGCACATCACTACTCTAGCGTTAAGATTGAACACTTTGCGTACTATGGAAGTCAAAAACCACTGCATAATGGTGTCCAAAAGATTAGTTTTCGTATGCTGAAACCTCGTTGGCAAATTTTCGCGATCGCGGCTCTGGTCATTGCCTTAATTGTAGGCGGCATTATTTTAATCAATCGCCCCAAGGAACCGACTGGAACTCAACCCTTTCTCCCTCCAGTTGTCGGCAATGTTCATCTGACGATGGGGATTCCGAGCAAAGCAACTCGCGACATTCAAAATGCCAATGATTATTTAATTGACGACAATCAGCGCCCCTATGCACTGTCATACAACAACACCAAACGGATTCCCAACTGGGTGAGTTGGCAGCTCAATAAAAGCTGGTTAGGTACGGCTCCTCGTAGCAATGATTTTCGTGCCGATACCACTTTGCCCAAGGGTTGGTATCAAGTGAAATCAAGCGACTACAACGGTAGTGGATACGATCGTGGACATATGGCGCCTTCTGCCGATCGCGCCAAAGATATCGCGACGAATTCTGCAACTTTCTTGATGACCAACATTGTTCCCCAAACGCCAGATAACAATCGTGATGTTTGGGAGAGCTTAGAAAGCGAGTCTCGTCGATTGGCAAATCTGGGCAAAGAACTTTATATCATTGCAGGTGGAGTTGGGGAAAAAGGCACGATTGGGGCAGCAAAAATTTCGATTCCTGCTTCGACTTGGAAAGTAATTGTCGTTCTGGATAAGCCGGGGTTAAGGGCGGCGAATGTCACGAATAAAACGCGGGTGATTGCAGTCGATGTTCCCAATATTCAAGGCATTAAAGATAAGACTTGGCGAGACTTTCGAGTGAGTGTCGATCAGCTTGAAGCAAAAACAGGCTATAACTTTTTGACCAACGTACCGGAAGCCGTGCAAACCGCGATCGAGAGCCGAGTCGATCGCGGATAGCCAAAATTAGATTCTGAACAAACAATTCTCAGCGACAGCTTTTGTCTCGATCGCTCTTCCTCTGGTTAGACGAAGTTCGGATCCTGACTCTCTATCATCCGTCCAAGTGTTGTCTCTGCTTTCAGCCTGCCAACAAATGGCGAATGACATCGACTTCACGGTTCAGACAATAGAGGAACTTAGTGATGAAAGCTGTTGTGTTTCACGGAGTCGGTGATATTCGGTTAGATAATGTCCCTGAACCCAAGATAAAAGATCCCCTAGATGCGATCGTGCGCCTAACTGCCAGTGCGATCTGTGGAACCGATCTCCACATGATTCGCGGAACGTTTACAGGCATGAAGCCAGGAACAATCCTCGGACATGAAGGCGTAGGAATCGTTGAAGAAGTCGGCGCAAATGTGCGGAATTTGAACAAAGGCGATCGCGTCGTGATTCCATCTACCATTGCTTGCGGCTACTGTTCATATTGTCGATCGGGCTACTATGCTCAATGCGACGTTGCCAATCCCAATGGACCTGAGGCAGGAACCGCATTCTTTGGTGGTCCCGAACCCACTGGTCCAATCGATGGATTGCAAGCCGAGTATGCGCGAATTCCCTATG is part of the Leptolyngbya boryana PCC 6306 genome and harbors:
- a CDS encoding DNA/RNA non-specific endonuclease yields the protein MLKPRWQIFAIAALVIALIVGGIILINRPKEPTGTQPFLPPVVGNVHLTMGIPSKATRDIQNANDYLIDDNQRPYALSYNNTKRIPNWVSWQLNKSWLGTAPRSNDFRADTTLPKGWYQVKSSDYNGSGYDRGHMAPSADRAKDIATNSATFLMTNIVPQTPDNNRDVWESLESESRRLANLGKELYIIAGGVGEKGTIGAAKISIPASTWKVIVVLDKPGLRAANVTNKTRVIAVDVPNIQGIKDKTWRDFRVSVDQLEAKTGYNFLTNVPEAVQTAIESRVDRG